In the Actinomycetota bacterium genome, one interval contains:
- a CDS encoding type IV pilin protein → MPGAERVAGRLSTRDALEQAQRAQERYRAEHGTYTTTFSVLTEEGFYEGVSLEARYADEHRYCVEASHSSGVIRHITEVSERPRPGPCP, encoded by the coding sequence GTGCCTGGCGCGGAGAGGGTGGCGGGTCGTCTCAGCACGAGAGATGCTCTCGAGCAAGCTCAACGTGCGCAGGAGAGGTACCGCGCTGAGCACGGGACCTACACGACGACCTTCAGCGTCTTAACCGAGGAGGGGTTCTACGAGGGTGTGTCATTGGAAGCGCGCTACGCGGACGAACATCGCTACTGCGTCGAAGCCTCGCACTCCTCCGGCGTCATTCGGCACATCACCGAAGTGTCAGAGCGTCCGCGCCCCGGACCGTGCCCTTAG
- a CDS encoding DNA-binding protein: MGLFGREEATEYEILPGQNLRCEICHHQRFYSREGKIQTTGMTFLDLDWANASATCLVCERCGYVHWFLPT, encoded by the coding sequence ATGGGTCTGTTTGGACGCGAGGAAGCGACCGAGTACGAGATCCTGCCGGGTCAGAACCTGCGGTGCGAGATCTGCCACCACCAGCGGTTCTATTCGAGGGAAGGAAAGATCCAGACGACCGGAATGACGTTTCTGGACCTGGATTGGGCGAACGCAAGTGCGACCTGCCTGGTTTGCGAGAGGTGCGGCTACGTTCACTGGTTCCTTCCGACCTAG